The genomic window CACATGCGTGAACGCGGAGCCGGAGCCCGTGCTGGTGGGCGCCCCCATCAGCAGCCGCAACCAGTGCCCGAACCCGTCCGTGGTGACGGGCACGTTGATCGTGTCCTCCAGCGTCACCTCGCCCAGCATGGGGTCGGTCGGGTTGCGGCCCGTGCCGAGGCCCAGCACGGGCACGTCCAGCAGTTCCTGCCGCGGCGCCAGCGCGCCCGTCATCAGGCCCAGCTGGTGATAGTTGCCGCTGGCGGCCTCCCCGTAGGTCGCTTCCTTCAGCATCCACAGGGACACCGCCGCCCCGATCACCCCGACTGCCATGGTTCACCCCTTCAGGCGTTCGGCGTCCCGTAGGACGTCCATTGCATCTCAACCGGCAGCAGCGCCGCCGCCACGTCGCCCTCGGCCTCGGTGGGCTGCACCGCGCCCACGTCCAGCCATTCCACCGCGCCGCCCAGCAGCCTGTCCGCCGCCAGCGCGGCGCTGATCTGCCCCACCAGCGCATCGAGCCCGGCCGCGCGCGCGTCGGCGTCCTTGGCACGGAAATGCACCTCCACCTCCGCCCGCCAGGTGATGATGTAGCCGAGCGGCGAGAGGATGGTTTCCTGGTCCTGCAGCTCACCATCGAAGACGCAGACCATGCCCGCCGCGGGCAGGGTCGGCGCGCGCTGTTCGTTCCGCACCACCTTCGGGGCGGGGGCGGGCGTCTCAGGCTCCGGCGGCGGGTCCGGCTGCACCGCAGCCTCCACCCGCGCCAGCAGGGCCAGCAGGGCGGTTTCGCGCAGGCTGGTCATGGCTGGGCCGCGTAGCTGGTGCGGAGCACCTGCATCATCCGGTCATGCGCCCGCCGCGCCGTGCCCGCGATGTCGAAGGCCTTCCTGAGCTGCACCTGCCTGAGCAGCAGGAACATCGGCACGAAGCCCTGTTCCAGCAGCCGCGCGCCATACTGCCCGGCCGACAGGGACCGGCCGCCGATGCTGGTCCGGCGCGCGCCCACCCTGACGCGGTTTCCCGCAATGGCCTGACGCTGGATCCGGCCCGCCTTGGTGCGGCTGTTCGCCTCGGTCACACGGATGCACCACAGCTTGTTCTGGCTGCCCTTGATGGGCAGCACGAAGGTCTGCTTCTTGGCCGCGACCATCTGCGCGGGCGTGATGCGCGGCCTGCGGTTGCGGAGCCCGCCGCCTCGGTTCTCCTGCGTCGGCACTGCCAGGAACTTGCCGCCCTTGGCGCGGATCGTCGCGCCGCGGTCAAAGCCATCCGCGATGGTGGGCGCCCGGCTGCTGATCAGCGCCGTGGGCCGCAAGGTGGGCTTGCCGGGGCGCGGAAATACCTGGAGGCGCCACGTCCGCGCCATGCGCTCGGCCGCCATGGGGAAGCCGGCGCGCGCCTGGTCGCGCATCGTGCCCAGCGTCTCCTCGCCCACCAGCTGCACCGTCGCGCGCGCGGCCTGCTGGCCGGCCTTGATCTCGGCC from Roseococcus microcysteis includes these protein-coding regions:
- a CDS encoding DUF6441 family protein, with translation MLNVRRVGMDLKRQMEAEIKAGQQAARATVQLVGEETLGTMRDQARAGFPMAAERMARTWRLQVFPRPGKPTLRPTALISSRAPTIADGFDRGATIRAKGGKFLAVPTQENRGGGLRNRRPRITPAQMVAAKKQTFVLPIKGSQNKLWCIRVTEANSRTKAGRIQRQAIAGNRVRVGARRTSIGGRSLSAGQYGARLLEQGFVPMFLLLRQVQLRKAFDIAGTARRAHDRMMQVLRTSYAAQP